A window of the Terriglobia bacterium genome harbors these coding sequences:
- a CDS encoding citrate synthase, producing the protein MNSNGNPNQTLSVRDNRTNKDYQLPIQNATIKAMDLRQIKDDPEEFGMMSFDPAYTNTASCKSAITFIDGDKGILRYRGYPIQELAEHCSFLQVAYLLMYGELPTSTEKDQWIHEIKQHTMLHENIKKFIDGFHYDAHPMGILISTLAGLSTFYPEAHAIHDPANRKLQQQRLIAKVATIAAYAYRHSLGLPYVYTDPELTYAENFMNMLWKRTELKYLANPVLARALDILFILHADHEQNCSTSTMRQVGSSQADPYVSTAAAAAALYGPLHGGANEEVLKMLDEIGTNDHIGAFISQVKDGKRKLMGFGHRVYKNYDPRAKIIKQIAEEVFLITGRNAKLDIALELERIALEDEYFVKRRLYPNVDFYSGIIYQAMGFMPNMFTVLFAIPRVAGWLAHWEEMLRDPDTKIYRPRQVYTGYDERHLDESQKRGMRATTALAK; encoded by the coding sequence ATGAACTCGAACGGCAATCCTAACCAGACCCTGAGCGTGCGCGACAACCGCACGAACAAGGACTACCAACTGCCCATCCAGAACGCCACCATCAAGGCCATGGACCTGCGGCAGATCAAAGACGACCCCGAAGAATTCGGGATGATGAGCTTTGACCCGGCCTACACCAACACCGCCTCGTGCAAGAGCGCCATCACCTTCATCGACGGCGACAAGGGCATCCTGCGCTACCGCGGCTATCCCATCCAGGAACTGGCCGAGCACTGCAGCTTCCTGCAGGTGGCCTACCTTCTCATGTACGGCGAGCTGCCCACGTCCACAGAGAAAGACCAGTGGATCCACGAGATCAAGCAGCACACCATGCTGCACGAGAACATCAAGAAGTTCATCGACGGCTTCCACTACGACGCCCATCCCATGGGCATCCTGATCAGCACCCTGGCCGGGCTCTCCACCTTCTATCCCGAGGCGCACGCTATCCACGACCCGGCGAACCGCAAGCTGCAGCAGCAGCGCCTGATCGCCAAGGTGGCGACCATCGCCGCCTACGCCTACCGGCACAGCCTGGGCTTGCCCTACGTCTACACCGATCCCGAGCTGACCTACGCCGAGAACTTCATGAACATGCTGTGGAAGCGCACTGAGCTCAAGTACCTGGCCAATCCGGTGCTGGCCCGCGCTCTCGACATCCTGTTCATCCTGCACGCCGACCACGAGCAGAACTGCTCCACCAGCACCATGCGGCAGGTGGGCAGCTCGCAAGCCGATCCCTACGTCTCCACGGCGGCGGCCGCGGCGGCGCTCTATGGCCCGCTGCACGGCGGCGCCAACGAGGAAGTGCTCAAGATGCTGGACGAGATCGGCACCAACGACCATATCGGCGCCTTCATTTCGCAGGTGAAAGACGGCAAGCGCAAGCTGATGGGCTTCGGCCACCGCGTCTACAAGAACTACGACCCCCGCGCCAAGATCATCAAGCAGATCGCCGAGGAAGTGTTCCTCATCACCGGGCGCAACGCCAAGCTCGACATCGCCCTCGAGCTGGAGAGGATCGCGCTCGAAGACGAGTACTTCGTCAAACGCCGCCTCTACCCCAACGTGGACTTCTACAGCGGCATCATCTACCAGGCCATGGGCTTCATGCCCAACATGTTCACGGTGCTGTTCGCCATCCCGCGCGTCGCCGGCTGGCTGGCCCACTGGGAGGAGATGCTGCGCGACCCCGACACCAAGATCTACCGTCCGCGGCAGGTCTACACCGGCTACGACGAGCGGCATCTGGACGAAAGCCAGAAGCGCGGCATGCGCGCCACCACCGCGCTGGCCAAGTGA
- a CDS encoding ribonucleotide-diphosphate reductase subunit beta, whose translation MLELRQFGDAFVEQQIGAIGLNAMDRLYIDDVLAIVDRGTTNLPSYLDLYRKSVQQAWNPDELDFSKDREEWESLSPQTRQRRIWSMRMFFDGEQQVAGMLAPLVWAAPTKEVEAFVATQLADEVRHTIFFDRYWREVVGASAGTLDELLDEVGIRDTENSAYNLVFRDWLPAQAQWLASHPDDLEASARFVTVYHIVVENALFLTGMRYQLEGARRWGRTWGFYKGFTAATRDESRHVLFGVKYLQDLVRQDPLRFAPLIEDTVKEFAPLIEQIMQPPGRNMAYYGGEHLDSAWPGYTRETLREEMIGYARNALAKRLHAIGMEVAV comes from the coding sequence ATGCTTGAACTACGTCAGTTCGGCGATGCCTTCGTTGAGCAGCAAATCGGCGCGATCGGGCTCAACGCAATGGACCGCCTGTACATCGATGATGTGCTGGCGATCGTAGATCGTGGAACCACCAACCTGCCGTCTTATCTCGACCTTTACCGCAAGTCCGTACAACAGGCCTGGAATCCCGACGAGCTGGACTTCTCCAAGGACCGGGAAGAGTGGGAATCCTTGTCGCCGCAGACCAGGCAACGGCGCATCTGGAGCATGCGCATGTTCTTCGACGGCGAACAACAGGTCGCCGGCATGCTCGCGCCCTTGGTGTGGGCGGCGCCCACCAAGGAGGTCGAGGCCTTCGTCGCCACCCAATTGGCCGACGAGGTCCGCCACACCATTTTCTTCGACCGCTACTGGCGCGAGGTCGTCGGCGCTTCCGCCGGGACTCTTGACGAACTTTTGGATGAGGTCGGCATCCGGGACACGGAGAACTCCGCCTACAACCTGGTCTTTCGCGATTGGCTGCCGGCGCAGGCACAGTGGCTGGCATCGCATCCCGACGACCTCGAGGCTTCGGCGAGGTTCGTCACCGTCTATCACATCGTCGTGGAGAACGCGTTGTTCCTCACCGGCATGCGCTACCAGCTCGAAGGCGCCCGGCGCTGGGGCCGCACCTGGGGCTTCTACAAGGGATTCACCGCCGCCACCCGCGACGAGTCCCGCCATGTGCTGTTCGGCGTGAAGTACCTTCAGGATCTGGTCCGGCAGGACCCGCTGCGCTTTGCTCCGCTCATCGAGGACACGGTGAAGGAGTTCGCGCCTCTGATCGAGCAGATCATGCAGCCGCCGGGACGGAACATGGCCTACTACGGCGGCGAGCATCTGGATTCTGCCTGGCCTGGATATACCCGCGAGACGCTCCGTGAGGAGATGATCGGCTACGCCCGGAACGCGCTCGCCAAGCGTCTACACGCCATCGGGATGGAAGTTGCCGTCTGA
- a CDS encoding lactonase family protein, with amino-acid sequence MMNKNCIVLAAVATLVVAAIVAGCSTGAPNDILGGGLVPEFAYVSNDTSNDVSAYTITAGTGVLTPVAGSPFAGGTGPRGVAVDPSGKFVYVANSGSDDVSAYSINAASGALTPVAGSPFAGGGGPRGVAVDPSGKFLYVANEGSNDVSAYTITAGTGALTPVAGSPFAAGTGPRGVAVDPSGKFVYVTNHTSDDVSAYTITAGTGALTPVAGSPFAAEDTPFSVAVDPSGKFVYVTNHVSGNVSAYTITAGTGALTPVPGSPFAAGNQPQGVAVDPSGKFVYVANHASNDVSAYSINAANGALTPVAGSPFAAGSGARGVAVDPSGKFVYTANNNSDDASAYSYDATSGALTPVAGSPFAAGTGPHGVAIARQQ; translated from the coding sequence ATGATGAATAAGAATTGCATCGTGCTTGCGGCGGTAGCTACGCTGGTGGTGGCAGCCATCGTGGCGGGCTGCTCCACGGGCGCTCCCAACGACATTCTGGGCGGGGGCCTGGTTCCCGAGTTCGCCTACGTCAGTAACGATACCTCCAACGACGTCTCCGCCTACACCATCACAGCCGGCACCGGAGTACTGACGCCGGTGGCCGGCTCGCCCTTCGCGGGGGGAACTGGTCCCCGGGGAGTGGCGGTGGATCCCTCGGGAAAGTTCGTGTACGTGGCCAACAGCGGATCGGACGACGTCTCCGCCTACAGCATCAACGCCGCCAGCGGAGCGCTGACGCCGGTGGCGGGCTCGCCCTTCGCGGGGGGAGGTGGTCCCCGGGGAGTGGCGGTCGATCCCTCGGGGAAGTTCTTGTACGTGGCCAACGAGGGTTCGAACGACGTCTCCGCCTACACCATCACAGCCGGCACCGGGGCGCTGACGCCGGTGGCGGGCTCGCCCTTCGCCGCGGGAACAGGTCCCCGGGGAGTGGCGGTCGATCCCTCGGGAAAGTTCGTGTACGTGACCAACCACACTTCGGACGACGTCTCCGCCTACACCATCACAGCCGGCACCGGAGCGCTGACGCCGGTGGCGGGCTCGCCCTTCGCCGCGGAAGATACGCCCTTTAGCGTGGCGGTGGATCCCTCGGGAAAGTTCGTGTACGTGACCAACCACGTTTCCGGCAACGTTTCCGCCTACACCATCACTGCCGGCACCGGAGCACTGACGCCGGTCCCGGGCTCGCCCTTCGCCGCGGGAAATCAGCCCCAGGGCGTGGCGGTCGATCCCTCGGGAAAGTTCGTGTACGTGGCCAACCACGCTTCGAACGACGTCTCCGCCTACAGCATCAATGCCGCCAACGGAGCGCTGACGCCGGTGGCGGGCTCGCCCTTCGCCGCGGGAAGTGGTGCCCGGGGAGTGGCGGTCGATCCCTCCGGAAAGTTCGTGTACACAGCCAACAACAATTCCGACGACGCCTCCGCCTACAGCTACGATGCCACCAGCGGAGCGCTGACGCCGGTGGCGGGCTCGCCCTTCGCCGCGGGAACCGGTCCCCATGGCGTGGCGATTGCACGACAGCAGTGA
- a CDS encoding CBS domain-containing protein, giving the protein MRVSDLMSRNPAVCIASSSAQTAASLMKEHAIGIVAVVEDAYSRKLVGVVTDRDLCLAVVATGRDPNHVWVRDCMTPDPVFCTPTDKAETALQIMQHHQVRRVPVVNVEKTVQGMVSLSDLVRRNAATNGELFQALKRIFAPKTRAKKAA; this is encoded by the coding sequence ATGCGCGTCAGCGACTTGATGAGCCGAAATCCGGCGGTCTGCATCGCTTCCAGTTCCGCGCAGACTGCGGCCAGCCTGATGAAGGAACACGCCATCGGCATCGTGGCCGTGGTGGAAGACGCCTACAGCCGCAAACTGGTGGGCGTGGTCACCGACCGCGACCTCTGCCTCGCCGTGGTCGCCACCGGCCGCGACCCCAACCATGTGTGGGTCCGGGACTGCATGACCCCCGACCCCGTCTTCTGCACTCCCACCGATAAGGCCGAGACGGCGCTGCAGATCATGCAGCACCACCAGGTGCGCCGCGTCCCGGTGGTGAACGTCGAGAAGACGGTGCAGGGGATGGTATCGCTCAGCGACCTTGTGCGGCGCAACGCCGCCACCAACGGCGAGTTGTTCCAGGCGCTGAAGAGGATCTTCGCCCCCAAGACGCGAGCGAAGAAAGCGGCATAA
- a CDS encoding 4Fe-4S binding protein gives MAKGTVSIVVERCKACGFCVEFCPTKVLALSSAFNSKGYHPPHLVAPEKCSGCDLCGMYCPDFAIHGYKFDGKEDAKDAR, from the coding sequence ATGGCCAAAGGCACGGTCTCCATCGTGGTGGAACGCTGCAAGGCGTGCGGTTTCTGCGTCGAGTTCTGTCCCACCAAGGTGCTGGCCCTTTCTTCCGCATTCAATTCCAAGGGATACCACCCGCCCCATCTGGTCGCGCCCGAGAAGTGCAGCGGCTGCGATCTGTGCGGCATGTACTGTCCCGATTTCGCGATCCACGGCTACAAATTCGACGGGAAGGAGGACGCGAAAGATGCACGCTGA
- a CDS encoding SDR family NAD(P)-dependent oxidoreductase, which translates to MSEVPKKVLKGKIALVAGATRGGGRGIAIALGEAGATVYCTGRSSRGRPATPGRPETIEETAELVTAAGGRGIAVRVDHTEPAEVKKLVARIKRRHRGLDILVNDVWGGDALTEFGKPFWTVNLENGVRMLKQAIHSHIITSHYAVPLMLGRGRGIIFEITDGDAFYYRGNLFYDLVKISVIRLAFAMARELRKRDIVSVALTPGFLRSESVLEHFGVSEANWKDAGKKVPPGRKGRVVHDAAADFMVSESPRYVGRAVVALAADPKVKKKSGRVFSSWALAREYGFTDLDGTRPHWGNYATKKYGKYKICDERFYSYWVPGLVELMFPDWF; encoded by the coding sequence ATGTCTGAAGTGCCGAAGAAAGTATTGAAAGGCAAGATCGCGCTGGTTGCCGGAGCGACCCGCGGGGGCGGTCGAGGCATCGCGATCGCGCTGGGCGAGGCGGGTGCGACGGTGTACTGCACCGGACGAAGTTCGCGGGGACGTCCCGCTACGCCCGGCCGGCCGGAAACCATCGAGGAAACCGCTGAACTGGTCACCGCCGCCGGCGGGCGCGGGATTGCCGTACGAGTCGATCACACAGAGCCTGCGGAGGTGAAAAAGCTGGTCGCCCGCATCAAACGGCGGCACAGGGGACTGGACATCCTGGTCAATGACGTGTGGGGCGGCGACGCGCTCACCGAATTCGGCAAGCCGTTCTGGACGGTCAACCTGGAGAACGGCGTGAGGATGCTGAAGCAGGCGATCCATTCCCACATCATCACTTCCCACTACGCCGTTCCGCTGATGCTGGGACGCGGCAGAGGGATCATCTTCGAGATCACCGACGGGGACGCTTTCTACTACCGCGGTAACCTTTTCTATGACCTGGTGAAGATTTCCGTCATACGGCTGGCCTTCGCCATGGCCCGCGAGCTGCGCAAACGAGACATTGTTTCCGTGGCGCTGACTCCGGGCTTTTTGCGCTCCGAATCGGTGCTGGAACATTTTGGAGTCAGCGAGGCGAATTGGAAGGACGCCGGGAAGAAGGTCCCTCCAGGACGAAAAGGAAGGGTGGTGCACGATGCCGCCGCGGATTTCATGGTGTCAGAATCGCCGAGGTACGTCGGCCGGGCGGTGGTAGCGCTTGCGGCAGATCCGAAGGTAAAGAAGAAGAGCGGACGTGTCTTCAGTTCCTGGGCGCTGGCCCGGGAGTACGGATTCACCGACCTCGACGGCACCCGGCCGCACTGGGGCAACTATGCCACGAAGAAATACGGCAAGTACAAGATCTGCGACGAGCGATTTTATTCCTACTGGGTTCCCGGCCTTGTAGAGCTGATGTTCCCGGATTGGTTTTGA
- a CDS encoding transposase, protein MPWGLRRFQQSRQLHFITFSCYRRRPLLDPAARRLLERALERARVVYGFFVAGYVVMPEHVHMLVSEPEKGTLANALQAIKQSVARRHIGDRLHFWQARYYDFNVWSERKRIEKLRYMHRNPVKRGLVARPQDWEWSSFRHYVTGEKGVVEIESEWTARRRERGAPPKPVVGLGG, encoded by the coding sequence ATGCCTTGGGGCCTGCGCCGTTTCCAACAATCGCGCCAGTTGCACTTCATTACCTTCAGTTGCTACCGCCGTCGGCCCCTGCTCGATCCCGCCGCGCGCCGCCTCCTGGAACGGGCACTCGAGCGGGCACGTGTCGTCTACGGCTTCTTTGTCGCGGGATACGTGGTCATGCCGGAGCACGTCCATATGCTGGTGAGCGAGCCGGAGAAGGGAACGCTGGCGAACGCACTCCAGGCAATCAAGCAGTCCGTGGCACGGCGGCACATCGGGGACCGTCTGCATTTCTGGCAGGCCCGCTACTACGACTTCAACGTCTGGAGCGAGCGCAAGCGCATCGAAAAGCTACGCTACATGCACCGAAATCCGGTGAAGCGAGGACTGGTCGCGCGTCCCCAGGATTGGGAGTGGAGCAGCTTTCGCCATTACGTGACTGGTGAGAAAGGTGTGGTCGAGATCGAGTCTGAGTGGACGGCGCGCCGACGGGAACGGGGTGCCCCACCCAAGCCTGTTGTTGGCTTGGGTGGGTGA
- a CDS encoding 2-oxoacid:ferredoxin oxidoreductase subunit beta, whose translation MSATVAEPLTHINPVEPFLRMDRMPHIWCPGCGIGTTVNCFTRALIDSKIDLKNVALVSGIGCTGRVAGYVKLDSFHTTHGRAIPFATGLKLANPKLNVIVYSGDGDLFAIGGNHLIHAARRNVDLKVICVNNLIYAMTGGQTAPTTPGNVITATAPYGSFDPAFNLPALVEAAGAVYVARWTVFHVRQIARSMQEMFSKRGFSFIEILSPCPTLYQRRNKLGDGLDTLKYYKEKSKIRNGASTSECALTKQGEIVVGKFVDREKPDYIELMRQHLSQACPQYIDWYEVEAQRAEEAQDGGC comes from the coding sequence ATGAGCGCAACCGTTGCAGAACCACTCACTCATATCAACCCGGTCGAGCCGTTCCTGCGCATGGATCGCATGCCCCACATCTGGTGTCCGGGATGCGGCATCGGCACCACCGTCAACTGCTTCACCCGCGCTCTGATCGACTCCAAGATAGATCTGAAGAACGTGGCGCTGGTCAGCGGCATCGGATGCACCGGCCGCGTCGCCGGCTACGTCAAGCTGGACTCGTTCCACACCACCCACGGCCGCGCCATCCCCTTCGCCACCGGGCTCAAGCTGGCCAACCCCAAGCTCAACGTCATTGTTTATTCGGGCGACGGCGATCTGTTCGCCATCGGCGGCAACCACCTCATCCACGCCGCGCGGCGCAACGTGGACCTGAAGGTCATCTGCGTCAACAACCTGATCTACGCCATGACTGGCGGGCAGACGGCGCCGACCACGCCGGGCAACGTGATCACGGCCACGGCGCCCTACGGCAGCTTCGATCCGGCGTTCAATCTGCCGGCGCTGGTGGAGGCCGCGGGCGCGGTGTACGTCGCCCGCTGGACCGTCTTCCACGTCCGCCAGATCGCCCGCTCCATGCAGGAGATGTTCTCGAAGAGGGGCTTCAGCTTCATCGAGATCCTGTCGCCGTGTCCGACGCTGTACCAGCGCCGCAACAAGCTGGGCGACGGACTGGACACGCTCAAGTATTACAAGGAGAAGTCAAAGATCCGCAACGGCGCTTCCACCAGCGAGTGCGCGCTCACCAAACAGGGCGAGATCGTGGTCGGAAAGTTCGTGGACCGCGAAAAGCCCGACTACATCGAGCTCATGCGTCAGCACCTGTCGCAGGCGTGCCCGCAGTACATCGACTGGTACGAGGTCGAAGCGCAGAGGGCGGAAGAAGCCCAGGACGGAGGTTGCTAA
- a CDS encoding Crp/Fnr family transcriptional regulator, protein MTLHPRDAEPRTATPFGDLTQSALRELEEISYSLRYPGGTALIAEGEPARGVYVIQSGRVKVFICSGEGRTLILRLAKPGDVLGIPGTLSGKQYEVTAETIGPCQLTFLKREHFLRFMNAHTEVCRAVAEQLARIYSIACEEMRCLGLSHSASGKLAKLLLEWPLSDGDTPGRIKFAFRHEEVAHMIGTSRETVSRLFVDFKRKQMVELKGATLFIRDRVSLAAIAAGKKPVGWRAGTEGSAHPSPKRQVGCGGSDGNFHPDGV, encoded by the coding sequence GTGACTCTGCATCCGCGAGATGCTGAGCCAAGAACCGCGACACCGTTCGGCGACCTGACACAGAGCGCTCTCCGTGAACTGGAGGAGATCAGCTATTCCCTGCGCTACCCCGGTGGAACTGCGCTCATTGCCGAAGGCGAGCCCGCGCGCGGCGTATACGTTATCCAAAGCGGGCGAGTAAAGGTCTTCATCTGCTCTGGTGAGGGCAGGACCTTGATCCTGCGGCTGGCCAAGCCCGGCGACGTACTGGGAATTCCCGGGACCCTGTCGGGGAAACAGTACGAAGTCACGGCGGAGACCATCGGCCCATGTCAACTCACGTTCCTCAAGCGCGAGCATTTCCTGCGTTTCATGAACGCTCACACCGAGGTCTGCCGGGCGGTCGCCGAGCAGCTCGCTCGCATCTACAGCATCGCCTGCGAGGAGATGCGCTGTCTCGGCCTGTCGCACTCGGCCAGCGGAAAGCTGGCCAAGCTGCTGCTGGAATGGCCCCTGAGTGACGGGGATACGCCGGGGCGCATCAAGTTCGCCTTCCGGCACGAGGAAGTGGCGCACATGATCGGGACCTCGCGGGAGACGGTCAGCCGCCTGTTCGTCGATTTCAAGAGGAAACAAATGGTCGAGCTGAAGGGTGCCACGCTATTCATCCGCGACCGGGTTTCCCTGGCAGCGATCGCCGCAGGCAAGAAACCGGTTGGGTGGCGCGCGGGCACGGAAGGGAGCGCCCACCCGTCACCGAAGCGACAGGTGGGCTGTGGCGGTTCAGACGGCAACTTCCATCCCGATGGCGTGTAG
- a CDS encoding anti-sigma factor antagonist (This anti-anti-sigma factor, or anti-sigma factor antagonist, belongs to a family that includes characterized members SpoIIAA, RsbV, RsfA, and RsfB.), producing MPLTLSTRRVGRVTVVRCSGRMVAGVEADSVRQQISKLLPTEKHLVFHLGDVTFMDSSGLGTMVRMLATARQAGGDIKLCQVTREVATVLKITNLTQLFQMHEQEEEAIAAFYRQNDGPEQASRTGARLLCVDQSADVLAYVREFLGHAGFDVLSSSSVPDALILLRVTRPALLVLGSNLRAAEGTRQAFDQECSRLPVVELGQDFSTLHAGEAAADLLQKIQARLGPATR from the coding sequence ATGCCACTGACACTCAGCACGCGCAGGGTCGGCCGGGTCACCGTGGTGCGCTGTAGCGGGCGCATGGTCGCGGGCGTCGAAGCCGATTCGGTCCGCCAGCAGATCTCCAAACTTCTTCCCACGGAAAAACACCTCGTTTTTCACCTCGGCGATGTCACGTTTATGGACAGTAGCGGCCTGGGAACCATGGTCCGGATGCTCGCCACCGCCCGCCAAGCCGGCGGCGACATCAAACTGTGCCAGGTGACGCGTGAAGTGGCCACGGTCCTGAAGATCACCAACCTGACGCAACTCTTCCAGATGCACGAGCAGGAAGAGGAAGCTATCGCTGCCTTCTACCGGCAGAACGACGGCCCGGAGCAAGCGTCGCGGACCGGCGCTCGTCTGCTCTGTGTTGACCAGTCCGCCGACGTGCTCGCCTATGTGCGGGAATTCCTGGGGCACGCTGGATTCGACGTCCTGTCCAGCAGCAGCGTTCCCGACGCTCTCATCCTGTTGCGCGTTACGCGCCCCGCGCTGCTGGTATTAGGTTCCAACCTGAGGGCGGCTGAGGGAACGCGCCAGGCTTTCGATCAAGAGTGTTCACGGCTGCCAGTTGTAGAGCTCGGGCAGGACTTCTCGACCCTGCACGCCGGGGAAGCCGCGGCCGATCTGCTGCAGAAGATCCAGGCTCGACTGGGTCCTGCAACTCGCTAG
- a CDS encoding nuclear transport factor 2 family protein, whose product MRKLVLSLCLTLMLLAVGHGYTAIAQTTQAAVGNAQQEIKTLQGQLVQAILKSDTSFLEKYYADDYIAIHGDGKLTTKAQEIDNFKSGVTKYDSITVREAKIRIYGDTAVVNALASVTTIVNGKPFSGDVRNTRVWVKDNGNWKLVVFQTTRVAP is encoded by the coding sequence ATGAGAAAGCTTGTCCTTTCGCTGTGTTTGACTTTGATGCTTCTGGCTGTGGGCCACGGCTACACAGCGATCGCACAAACCACCCAGGCTGCAGTCGGGAATGCCCAGCAGGAGATCAAGACCCTGCAAGGACAGCTTGTGCAAGCCATTTTGAAGAGCGATACCAGTTTCTTGGAGAAGTATTACGCCGATGATTACATCGCAATCCACGGCGATGGCAAGCTGACCACGAAGGCTCAGGAGATCGACAATTTCAAGTCTGGCGTTACCAAGTACGACTCCATCACTGTGCGCGAAGCTAAGATACGCATCTATGGAGACACGGCGGTCGTGAACGCGCTAGCCTCTGTCACGACCATCGTCAACGGGAAGCCATTCAGTGGCGACGTTCGCAACACTCGGGTTTGGGTGAAGGACAACGGTAACTGGAAACTCGTGGTCTTTCAGACAACTCGAGTAGCACCATAA
- a CDS encoding 2-oxoacid:acceptor oxidoreductase subunit alpha — MHADPKGVLTGVHFLDGDHACCEGALAAGARFAAGYPITPSTEVVERFAMRVPTVGGVFIQLEDELAASIAIQGAVWGGAKAFTVTSGPGFSLMMEHIGYAAMTETPCVFVDVQRGGPSTGLPTLPAQADMMQCRWGSHGDYEIIAICPNSPQEAFDLTIQAFNLAEQYRVPVMVMLDECVGHMTEKVVIPEPDKIDVYPRRKTHAKQGEYLPYKSNGDSVPDFAHAGEGYNFHMTGLTHDERGYPAMTVKAQEKLVSRLRNKILDAVDKITMFEAADLDGADAVVVSYGITSRVAQRAIELAQAKGLKVGKFRLITAWPFPDHKIGEIAKKAKAIIVPELNLGQMSREVDRAAHGACKVVHVPHAGGGVHDPEDILKVIEEAIR; from the coding sequence ATGCACGCTGACCCGAAAGGTGTCCTGACCGGCGTCCACTTCCTGGACGGCGACCACGCCTGCTGCGAAGGGGCGCTGGCTGCCGGCGCGCGCTTTGCCGCCGGATATCCCATCACTCCCTCGACCGAAGTGGTCGAGCGCTTCGCCATGCGCGTGCCCACCGTCGGTGGCGTCTTCATCCAGTTGGAAGATGAGCTGGCGGCGTCCATCGCCATCCAGGGCGCGGTCTGGGGCGGTGCGAAAGCTTTCACCGTCACTTCCGGCCCGGGCTTCTCCCTGATGATGGAGCACATCGGCTACGCCGCCATGACCGAGACGCCCTGCGTCTTCGTGGACGTGCAGCGCGGCGGCCCCTCGACAGGTCTGCCCACGCTCCCGGCGCAGGCCGACATGATGCAATGCCGCTGGGGCTCGCACGGCGATTACGAGATCATTGCCATCTGTCCTAATTCTCCCCAGGAAGCGTTCGACCTCACTATCCAGGCATTCAACCTCGCTGAGCAGTACCGCGTGCCGGTGATGGTCATGCTCGACGAATGCGTCGGCCACATGACCGAGAAGGTGGTCATCCCCGAGCCCGACAAGATCGATGTCTATCCCCGGCGCAAGACCCACGCCAAGCAGGGCGAGTACCTGCCCTACAAGTCGAACGGCGACTCCGTCCCGGATTTCGCGCACGCCGGCGAAGGCTACAACTTCCACATGACCGGCCTGACGCACGACGAGCGCGGCTATCCTGCCATGACCGTGAAGGCGCAGGAAAAGCTGGTCAGCCGGCTCCGGAACAAGATCCTCGACGCCGTGGACAAGATCACCATGTTCGAAGCCGCCGATCTCGACGGCGCCGACGCGGTGGTGGTCAGTTACGGCATCACCTCGCGCGTGGCCCAGCGCGCCATCGAGCTGGCGCAAGCCAAGGGCTTGAAGGTCGGCAAATTCCGCCTGATCACCGCCTGGCCCTTCCCCGACCACAAGATCGGGGAGATCGCCAAGAAGGCCAAGGCGATCATCGTCCCCGAACTCAATCTGGGACAGATGTCGCGCGAGGTCGATCGCGCGGCGCACGGCGCGTGCAAAGTGGTGCATGTGCCGCACGCCGGCGGCGGCGTGCACGATCCCGAGGACATCCTGAAGGTCATCGAGGAGGCGATCCGATGA
- a CDS encoding 2-oxoacid:acceptor oxidoreductase family protein yields MKLTEIRLAGFGGQGVILSAIVIGKAASIMQGGYATMTQSFGPEARGGACAAQVILDSEPILYPYVTQPDILVIMSQEAYAKFAPEIKDGGILIVEQDLVRVDNVKPGVRLFSVPATRLAEELGKRMVLNIVMVGFFAAVTNLLDPKAVRAAVLDSVPPGFRELNAKAFDKGFEYGANCDQLSREEKELVRTVRFVDGVH; encoded by the coding sequence ATGAAACTCACCGAGATCCGGCTCGCCGGCTTCGGAGGACAGGGCGTGATCCTGTCGGCCATCGTGATCGGCAAGGCGGCGTCCATCATGCAGGGCGGCTACGCCACCATGACCCAGAGCTTTGGCCCCGAGGCCCGCGGCGGCGCCTGCGCCGCCCAGGTCATCCTGGACAGCGAGCCCATCCTCTATCCCTACGTCACCCAGCCCGACATCCTGGTCATCATGTCGCAGGAGGCGTACGCCAAGTTCGCCCCCGAGATCAAGGATGGCGGCATCCTGATCGTGGAGCAGGACTTGGTGCGCGTGGACAACGTGAAGCCGGGCGTGCGCCTCTTCAGCGTGCCCGCCACGCGCTTGGCCGAAGAGCTGGGCAAGCGCATGGTGCTCAACATCGTGATGGTCGGCTTCTTCGCCGCAGTCACCAACCTGCTCGACCCCAAGGCGGTGCGCGCCGCGGTGCTCGATTCCGTCCCCCCCGGCTTCCGCGAGCTGAACGCCAAGGCCTTCGACAAAGGCTTCGAGTACGGCGCCAACTGCGATCAGTTGAGCCGGGAAGAGAAGGAACTCGTGCGCACCGTCCGCTTCGTGGACGGCGTCCACTGA